Proteins from one Plodia interpunctella isolate USDA-ARS_2022_Savannah chromosome 7, ilPloInte3.2, whole genome shotgun sequence genomic window:
- the TBC1D5 gene encoding TBC1 domain family member 5 isoform X3, producing the protein MDNNNHSDHSPSSPTKERIEIRDYYLQLPEWGLESLKNAAIQQRLPRPRSLAWAILLNAVPPPNQDIVSSVQTHRKFYNDLKLKLSMDPRAVIGDDPLSQNDESAWKQHFCDNELKALILQDVVRTFPDELYFREKDVQDIMVEVLFFWARSHSHVGYRQGMHEILAPVMFELYLDRKFAPNNLSDTLKYVLQEEYLEHDSYMLFNSVMKGLERFYTTGDVVPTSEGRMPTSNVVHNPNEVVRYLEKIKDEYLVPLDAELASHLNDCNISLELFGIRWLRLLFGREFPRSEIPHLWGFLFADGPTLPHIHFVVIAMLISIRNILVDPDAGVVLSALMRPSPLSAGHVSALALHLRRPLDHPRPPPPPPPPRHVAVPVNGDWSSEIPPDEDSGSEGVAEVGSPNPMSEPRINRRRNSPRSGRGSVYNTN; encoded by the exons TTTGCAACTGCCAGAATGGGGGTTGGAGAGTCTGAAGAATGCAGCAATACAGCAGCGGCTGCCGAGGCCCAGAAGCTTGGCGTGGGCAATCTTGTTGAATGCTGTGCCTCCACCTAACCAAGATATTGTATCTAG tgtcCAAACTCACAGGAAATTCTACAATGACTTGAAGTTGAAGTTGTCTATGGACCCTCGCGCGGTCATCGGCGATGATCCTCTGTCACAAAATGATgag AGTGCATGGAAGCAACATTTTTGCGACAATGAACTGAAAGCCCTGATCCTACAGGATGTTGTGAGGACTTTCCCTGACGAGTTGTACTTCAGAGAGAAGGATGTCCAGGATATTATG gTGGAAGTGCTATTCTTCTGGGCGCGGTCTCACTCTCACGTGGGGTATCGACAGGGCATGCACGAGATATTGGCTCCGGTGATGTTCGAACTCTATTTAGATAGGAAATTCGCTCCCAACAACCTGAG tgacACACTAAAATACGTTTTGCAAGAAGAATATCTTGAACATGACAGtta CATGTTATTCAACTCAGTAATGAAGGGATTGGAGAGGTTCTACACAACAGGCGACGTCGTGCCCACCTCCGAGGGGAGAATGCCCACTTCAAACGTAGTCCAC AATCCCAACGAAGTAGTGAGATATTTAGAGAAGATTAAGGACGAATACTTGGTGCCGCTCGACGCTGAGTTGGCCTCCCACTTGAACGACTGCAATATCTCCCTAGAATTGTTTGGAAT TCGTTGGCTACGTTTGCTGTTCGGCCGAGAGTTCCCTCGTTCGGAAATCCCGCATCTCTGGGGATTCCTGTTCGCGGACGGCCCCACACTGCCTCACATACATTTTGTTGTCATCGCCATGCTCATCTCTATTAGGAATATAC TGGTAGACCCCGACGCAGGCGTGGTGCTGTCGGCGCTGATGCGGCCGTCGCCCCTGTCCGCGGGCCACGTGAGCGCGCTGGCGCTGCACCTGCGGCGGCCGCTGGACCACCCGcgtccgccgccgccgccgccgccgccgagACACGTGGCCGTCCCCGTCAATGGGGATTGGTCTTCGGAAATACCACCTGATGAAGATTCCGGCTCCGAAGGTGTGGCCGAAG TTGGCAGCCCTAATCCAATGTCGGAACCACGCATTAATCGACGTCGAAACAGCCCTAGAAGCGGCCGAGGGTCAGTCTACAACACAAACTGA
- the TBC1D5 gene encoding TBC1 domain family member 5 isoform X1, producing the protein MDNNNHSDHSPSSPTKERIEIRDYYLQLPEWGLESLKNAAIQQRLPRPRSLAWAILLNAVPPPNQDIVSSVQTHRKFYNDLKLKLSMDPRAVIGDDPLSQNDESAWKQHFCDNELKALILQDVVRTFPDELYFREKDVQDIMVEVLFFWARSHSHVGYRQGMHEILAPVMFELYLDRKFAPNNLSDTLKYVLQEEYLEHDSYMLFNSVMKGLERFYTTGDVVPTSEGRMPTSNVVHNPNEVVRYLEKIKDEYLVPLDAELASHLNDCNISLELFGIRWLRLLFGREFPRSEIPHLWGFLFADGPTLPHIHFVVIAMLISIRNILVDPDAGVVLSALMRPSPLSAGHVSALALHLRRPLDHPRPPPPPPPPRHVAVPVNGDWSSEIPPDEDSGSEGVAEGADVARELATLALLRAQLPRAAARLARALPRPPSAAAQPLRHILQLAALIQCRNHALIDVETALEAAEGQSTTQTDTRKQIVPVALPLRRGTTQRPVAPKLKEVQLKVFNQSECKPSNLPFMDPLRSRTE; encoded by the exons TTTGCAACTGCCAGAATGGGGGTTGGAGAGTCTGAAGAATGCAGCAATACAGCAGCGGCTGCCGAGGCCCAGAAGCTTGGCGTGGGCAATCTTGTTGAATGCTGTGCCTCCACCTAACCAAGATATTGTATCTAG tgtcCAAACTCACAGGAAATTCTACAATGACTTGAAGTTGAAGTTGTCTATGGACCCTCGCGCGGTCATCGGCGATGATCCTCTGTCACAAAATGATgag AGTGCATGGAAGCAACATTTTTGCGACAATGAACTGAAAGCCCTGATCCTACAGGATGTTGTGAGGACTTTCCCTGACGAGTTGTACTTCAGAGAGAAGGATGTCCAGGATATTATG gTGGAAGTGCTATTCTTCTGGGCGCGGTCTCACTCTCACGTGGGGTATCGACAGGGCATGCACGAGATATTGGCTCCGGTGATGTTCGAACTCTATTTAGATAGGAAATTCGCTCCCAACAACCTGAG tgacACACTAAAATACGTTTTGCAAGAAGAATATCTTGAACATGACAGtta CATGTTATTCAACTCAGTAATGAAGGGATTGGAGAGGTTCTACACAACAGGCGACGTCGTGCCCACCTCCGAGGGGAGAATGCCCACTTCAAACGTAGTCCAC AATCCCAACGAAGTAGTGAGATATTTAGAGAAGATTAAGGACGAATACTTGGTGCCGCTCGACGCTGAGTTGGCCTCCCACTTGAACGACTGCAATATCTCCCTAGAATTGTTTGGAAT TCGTTGGCTACGTTTGCTGTTCGGCCGAGAGTTCCCTCGTTCGGAAATCCCGCATCTCTGGGGATTCCTGTTCGCGGACGGCCCCACACTGCCTCACATACATTTTGTTGTCATCGCCATGCTCATCTCTATTAGGAATATAC TGGTAGACCCCGACGCAGGCGTGGTGCTGTCGGCGCTGATGCGGCCGTCGCCCCTGTCCGCGGGCCACGTGAGCGCGCTGGCGCTGCACCTGCGGCGGCCGCTGGACCACCCGcgtccgccgccgccgccgccgccgccgagACACGTGGCCGTCCCCGTCAATGGGGATTGGTCTTCGGAAATACCACCTGATGAAGATTCCGGCTCCGAAGGTGTGGCCGAAG GCGCGGACGTGGCGCGGGAGCTGGCGACGCTGGCGCTGCTGCGCGCGCAGCtgccgcgcgccgccgcccgcctCGCGCGCGCTCTCCCGCGCCCGCCCTCCGCCGCCGCGCAGCCGCTGCGCCACATACTGCAG TTGGCAGCCCTAATCCAATGTCGGAACCACGCATTAATCGACGTCGAAACAGCCCTAGAAGCGGCCGAGGGTCAGTCTACAACACAAACTGACACCCGCAAACAAATAGTCCCAGTAGCTTTGCCCCTCCGAAGGGGAACTACCCAACGGCCGGTCGCGCCAAAACTGAAAGAAGTACAATTGAAAGTGTTCAACCAATCAGAGTGCAAACCCAGTAACTTACCATTCATGGACCCTTTGAGGTCCAGAACAGAGTGA
- the TBC1D5 gene encoding TBC1 domain family member 5 isoform X2, producing MDNNNHSDHSPSSPTKERIEIRDYYLQLPEWGLESLKNAAIQQRLPRPRSLAWAILLNAVPPPNQDIVSSVQTHRKFYNDLKLKLSMDPRAVIGDDPLSQNDESAWKQHFCDNELKALILQDVVRTFPDELYFREKDVQDIMVEVLFFWARSHSHVGYRQGMHEILAPVMFELYLDRKFAPNNLSDTLKYVLQEEYLEHDSYMLFNSVMKGLERFYTTGDVVPTSEGRMPTSNVVHNPNEVVRYLEKIKDEYLVPLDAELASHLNDCNISLELFGIRWLRLLFGREFPRSEIPHLWGFLFADGPTLPHIHFVVIAMLISIRNILVDPDAGVVLSALMRPSPLSAGHVSALALHLRRPLDHPRPPPPPPPPRHVAVPVNGDWSSEIPPDEDSGSEGVAEVCGRRGRGAGAGDAGAAARAAAARRRPPRARSPAPALRRRAAAAPHTAVGSPNPMSEPRINRRRNSPRSGRGSVYNTN from the exons TTTGCAACTGCCAGAATGGGGGTTGGAGAGTCTGAAGAATGCAGCAATACAGCAGCGGCTGCCGAGGCCCAGAAGCTTGGCGTGGGCAATCTTGTTGAATGCTGTGCCTCCACCTAACCAAGATATTGTATCTAG tgtcCAAACTCACAGGAAATTCTACAATGACTTGAAGTTGAAGTTGTCTATGGACCCTCGCGCGGTCATCGGCGATGATCCTCTGTCACAAAATGATgag AGTGCATGGAAGCAACATTTTTGCGACAATGAACTGAAAGCCCTGATCCTACAGGATGTTGTGAGGACTTTCCCTGACGAGTTGTACTTCAGAGAGAAGGATGTCCAGGATATTATG gTGGAAGTGCTATTCTTCTGGGCGCGGTCTCACTCTCACGTGGGGTATCGACAGGGCATGCACGAGATATTGGCTCCGGTGATGTTCGAACTCTATTTAGATAGGAAATTCGCTCCCAACAACCTGAG tgacACACTAAAATACGTTTTGCAAGAAGAATATCTTGAACATGACAGtta CATGTTATTCAACTCAGTAATGAAGGGATTGGAGAGGTTCTACACAACAGGCGACGTCGTGCCCACCTCCGAGGGGAGAATGCCCACTTCAAACGTAGTCCAC AATCCCAACGAAGTAGTGAGATATTTAGAGAAGATTAAGGACGAATACTTGGTGCCGCTCGACGCTGAGTTGGCCTCCCACTTGAACGACTGCAATATCTCCCTAGAATTGTTTGGAAT TCGTTGGCTACGTTTGCTGTTCGGCCGAGAGTTCCCTCGTTCGGAAATCCCGCATCTCTGGGGATTCCTGTTCGCGGACGGCCCCACACTGCCTCACATACATTTTGTTGTCATCGCCATGCTCATCTCTATTAGGAATATAC TGGTAGACCCCGACGCAGGCGTGGTGCTGTCGGCGCTGATGCGGCCGTCGCCCCTGTCCGCGGGCCACGTGAGCGCGCTGGCGCTGCACCTGCGGCGGCCGCTGGACCACCCGcgtccgccgccgccgccgccgccgccgagACACGTGGCCGTCCCCGTCAATGGGGATTGGTCTTCGGAAATACCACCTGATGAAGATTCCGGCTCCGAAGGTGTGGCCGAAG TGTGTGGCAGGCGCGGACGTGGCGCGGGAGCTGGCGACGCTGGCGCTGCTGCGCGCGCAGCtgccgcgcgccgccgcccgcctCGCGCGCGCTCTCCCGCGCCCGCCCTCCGCCGCCGCGCAGCCGCTGCGCCACATACTGCAG TTGGCAGCCCTAATCCAATGTCGGAACCACGCATTAATCGACGTCGAAACAGCCCTAGAAGCGGCCGAGGGTCAGTCTACAACACAAACTGA